The genomic stretch TATTTATCTTTTCTTGGTCTTTAGGCTTTGCTGTCGGACCTTCTATTACTGGACTTATATATGATATAAATTATAAAATAGGTTTTTATATAGTTATCGCTATGAGTTTTATTATATTTATTTTATTTTATTTATCCAGACATATAAGATTTAAAGCAAACAGAATAAAAAAATTCGGCGAGCCATTTATGAGAGCACCAAGATACAAGGTATATATAGGCTGGCTTATAATATTTGTAGGTGCTTTGGTGCTTCATACTTTAAGATTTATGTTTCTTGATTATGGCATCAAAGAGGCTGGACTTTCTGAAGCTAAAGCTGCAACACTTGTAGGAAGTTTATCGGCTTTTATGGCTGTCGGTACTTTAGCAGGATCTTTTTATTTAAGATTTTTAGAGAAAAAGAGAGTATTTACAATAGTAGGGCTTCTCACTCCTATAGCTCTAACATTAATATTAATAAGCAAAAATTTTTATGTATTTATAATAGCATTTATGTTTTTAGGACTTGTAAGCGGATTTGGATACTTTTTCGGGCTTTACTATGCTTTGGCCGACCAAGAAAACTCAGCTTCAAATGTTGCTGTAAATGAGGCATTAACAGGTGTTGCTGCTTTATTTATACCATTTAGTGTAGGCTATTTAGCCTCTCACTATTCCTACTTTGCAGGTTTTTTATTTATGATGATAGTATCTTTAATATGCTATATTATAGCAATAGTAATAATGCATAAGAAAAGACTATCTTCTAAAGAAAAATTAAATAATAATGAAAAAATAGAAAACATAATAATAGAACAATCAAATATGCAGTGAATATTCTCTGCTTAAAAACAATTATAGGTTAAATAAAATGATTATTTTAGTTTATTCAATGCCTTTTCTAATTTACTTATGCTCAAGCATATTCAGTACTGTTTTGGTTATCAATGCTTCCAAAGCAATGGCAACCCCGTTTTTTATATCATTAATAGGTGTTTCATATGGTACTGGTATGATGATAAGTGCAAGTATATTCTCTAAGTTTAAAATACCAAAGAGAATATATCCTAAAATATTGTATGCAGAAGCATGCTCTCAAATAATAATATCCGTATTATGTTTGATATATTTAAAAAATGAGATGGTGCTTTTATATTCATTTTTATTTGGAGCTAATGTAACAGCATTTTTTGTATGCTTTCAGTCTTTGCTTGATTCTGTTTCCAAAGATTTGCCTATAAGAATAAGCAGCGGGCTTTTTATATTCTCTTGGACTTTGGGGCTTGCCGTAGGACCTATTGTTACTGGATTTATATATAAACTCAATCCTAATATAGGTTTTATGATTGTTATAGCTATGAGTATTTTAATATTTACTTTTTTCTATATGTCGAGGCATTTGCATTTGAAGGCTAATCGTCATAAATGGGAAGAGCCTTTTATGAGAGCCCCAAGATACAAGGTATATATAGGCTGGCTTATAATATTTGTAGGTGCGGCTGTACTTCATACTTTAAGATTTATGTTTCTTGATTATGGCATCAAAGAGGCTGGACTTTCAGAATCTAAGGCTGCGATGCTTGTAGGAAGTTTATCGGCTTTTATGGCTATAGGGGCATTATTTTCTGCATTTTATTTGAGATTTTTAGAAAAGAAAAGAGTATTTACTGTGGTAGGATTATTAACACCTGCGGCTCTTACATTAATACTTATTACTAAAAATTTTTGGATATTTTTAATAGCATTTGTATTTTTAGGTTTTGTAAGCGGATTCGGATATTTCTTCGGGCTTTACTATGCTTTGGCAGACCAAGAAAACGCTACTGCAAATGTTGCTGTTAATGAGGCTCTTACTGGAATAGCTGCTTTAATAATACCTTTTGCTGTTGGGTATTTAGCTTCTAATTTCTCATATTTCATAGCATTTTTATTTATGATGATAGTATCTTTAATATGCTATTCTATTGCTATATATATAATGTGGCAGAAAAAAAGAACTGCACTTCTTAAAGAGAAGTTTAAAAAACTTATAGAAGAAGCAGATAAACAGTATGATAAATAAAAGTTAAACTATAATTTAAAATACACTAGTTCTTTTTGAATATTATCCGTTCCATTAGCAATATCTCTTCCTAGTTCAGAACTATGACTTGCCAAATTGGAATTTTCCTGAGTGATATTATTAAGTTCATTCATAGAGCTTCCTATTTGTTTAACACTGTCTTCCTCCTCATTAACAGAAGAAGAAATATTAACTAATATTTCAAGAACATCCTTTGTAGATTTTTCTATTTCTGATAATATATCTAATGAATTTTTTGCCGAACTATTTCCAACATCTATTTTTGATACAGTAGTTTCTATAATACTAGTAATATTAACAGCAGCCTCATTAACATTCTGTGCTAAAGTTCTAATCTCAGAAGCTACAACGGCAAAGCCTTTACCCTGATCTCCGGCACGTGCTGCCTCAACTGCTGCATTCAAAGCTAATATATTAGTTTGAAAAGCTACATTTTGTATTACTTTACTAATACTTGATATCTCTTTGCTAGATTCATATATCTCATTCATATTATTAGTAATTTCATTTACAGACTGAACTCCTTTATTTGCAGACTGTGTTACCTCATAACTCATATCTTTAGCTAACTGACAGTTTTTGGCTGTAGATGATATTGCTGAAAATAAACTTTCAACAGAAGATGATATTTCTTCTACAACTGCTGCTTCCGATGATGTTCTGTTAGATAAATTATCTATTCCAGAGGCTATTTCATTTGAAGCATTGCTTATTGCCTGTATATTCATTTTTAATTGAGAAACCAAATTATTTATAGCAAACTGCATATCATTAATAGAATTATTAAGATGTCCTGCCATACCATTTTTAGCAAGTTCATTTTCTTCAAATTTATTATTAAAATTTCCGTCTTTCATAGAAGTTATAGTATTAATAGCATTATTTAAATTTCTTGATAGAGGTATGGCTATTTTAGAAACAAGTAAAAACTCCAATAATATTAATATAATAACAACAACTAAAAATGAAAGCATAAGTTTATTAAAGTTATTATAAAAATCAGAAGCACTGTCTTTAAATACTAAAAAAAATGGAGCATTATTAATTCTTTTTATGAAAAACCATTCATCTTTAACAATATCAATTTTTTCATCAATATTTGAAAAATTATCCTTATACTCTGCAAATATAGGATCATTAAATAAAGTATTATCTTTATTTAAAATATAATCCTTATTGTCATGTGTAATAAATGTACCGTCCAAATAAACTAAATGAAAATTACAATCAAAATATCTTTTTCCTTTTACTATAAAATCTTCCATATTATCAAAATCTATTCCTACAACTCCCATTAAATGTGAATTAGTATAAATAGCTTTGCTGAAAGTAATTGCTATTTTTCCTGATGCTGCATCCAAGTAAGGTGCACTTATTACTATATCATTAGTATTTATTGCATCCTGATACCAGCCTCTTCCAACATGATCATATGTTCTAGGATGTACTACTAATGTATTAATAAATAATCCTCCGTCAGAATAAGAAATAGTTTCTCCAAAATATATACTTAAATAATTTTTATATGTTCTTTGTATATTTGTTATAAATCGTCCGAAAGATTCATAATCTGGGATTATTTCTAGATTTTTACTAATTAAAAGCATATCATCTTTTATAGCATTAATATAATCTTCTGCCACAATATCTATATTCATAGCTTTAGATTTAGTTTCTTCTAAAAATTGATTTTTGTATATTGGTTTATAGATAAAATAAATAATTGCTAAAACTAATACCAAAAAAATTATAAATGGTGCTAAAAATTTAATAATTAAATCATTTTTCATAAGACTATTTAACCTCTATACAATATATAGTATACTTTATATAATATATAATAGTCATTTATTATGCATAATTCAAGTGTAAAATATTTTTTATTAATTTTATGAAAAAAAATGATAATTTTATATTAATAATTAAGTATAATATTAGTTTGAGTTAAAAAAACAAAATTATATATTTTTATCCAAGGCATATAGTAGTAAATGATAATATTAATAATACTCATTTATTAAAGTTTAGTTAATAAATGAGTATTATATAAATAAAAAAAATTAAAGAGCTTCTATATTTCTAGTAGCTACTATGTCCGAACCAGCAGCATTATGAAGCACAATATCTCCAATATGAATAGGTGCCTGAACTTCTACAGTTTTTAAAGCCTCTAAACATTCATTAATTCTTGATTTGTCTATAGGCTCTTTAGTTTTTACTGGAAGCATTTTTAATTTACCGTTTTTTATTTTTACTATAGAAGTAACCATTCTCACAGGACGAACAACCTCATCTCTGGCATAAGTGTCTCCTCTTTTGCAGGTATTACCGCTTACGCTTGTAACTTGATTTCCATCCATATCCACAGACAAAGCACAGCCCATAGGGCAGCATATACAAGTTAATTCTTTTTTTTCCATAAAATTACTTCCTTTTATCTTTTAATAGTTTTTAGTTTATAATTATCTAATTAAATAAAGGCAGCTCAGCCATCATATTTTTCATAAGTATTTCTACCCTTGGCATATGCTCGGCTATAGTAAGACCTGCCAATTCTTTTTCTCCTGCTATATCATTTATAACCCTAACAGCCTCATTAATTTTCATTCCATTTGGAGAAACACCGACAGCCGCTATTATTTCATTAGGATCAAGAACATCTAAATCAAAATGTATGAATACTTTACTAGCCTTGCATTCTTTAAGCCATTTTATTATACATTCGCTTGACTTAGAAATCTCTTCAGGAGCAAAATGCTTTATGCCATACTCTTTTTGACGAATCCTTATCTCCTCTCTTTCCCAGTCTCTAAGTCCTAAAAATAAAATATTCTCTGATGAAATTTTACTTGGAAGATTATTTATAGCATCTATTTTACCCATGCAGGCACTTACAGCCATAGCATGATATCCTGCATAAGTATTGTCTTCAGGTAAAGTTATATCAGGGTGAGCGTCTATCCATATCAAAGCTATATCATTATTATATTTTTTGTTTAAATATGTAAAAG from Brachyspira murdochii DSM 12563 encodes the following:
- a CDS encoding MFS transporter, with translation MIILIYSMPFLIYLCSSIFSTVLVINASKMGAAPFFISMLGVSYGMGMMITAGIFSKIKIPKKYYTNLIYIEAVMQMIISALCLIFMPMEMSVFYSFLYGCSTTIFFVCFQSSLDIVSKDLPIRLSGALFIFSWSLGFAVGPSITGLIYDINYKIGFYIVIAMSFIIFILFYLSRHIRFKANRIKKFGEPFMRAPRYKVYIGWLIIFVGALVLHTLRFMFLDYGIKEAGLSEAKAATLVGSLSAFMAVGTLAGSFYLRFLEKKRVFTIVGLLTPIALTLILISKNFYVFIIAFMFLGLVSGFGYFFGLYYALADQENSASNVAVNEALTGVAALFIPFSVGYLASHYSYFAGFLFMMIVSLICYIIAIVIMHKKRLSSKEKLNNNEKIENIIIEQSNMQ
- a CDS encoding MFS transporter; translation: MIILVYSMPFLIYLCSSIFSTVLVINASKAMATPFFISLIGVSYGTGMMISASIFSKFKIPKRIYPKILYAEACSQIIISVLCLIYLKNEMVLLYSFLFGANVTAFFVCFQSLLDSVSKDLPIRISSGLFIFSWTLGLAVGPIVTGFIYKLNPNIGFMIVIAMSILIFTFFYMSRHLHLKANRHKWEEPFMRAPRYKVYIGWLIIFVGAAVLHTLRFMFLDYGIKEAGLSESKAAMLVGSLSAFMAIGALFSAFYLRFLEKKRVFTVVGLLTPAALTLILITKNFWIFLIAFVFLGFVSGFGYFFGLYYALADQENATANVAVNEALTGIAALIIPFAVGYLASNFSYFIAFLFMMIVSLICYSIAIYIMWQKKRTALLKEKFKKLIEEADKQYDK
- a CDS encoding methyl-accepting chemotaxis protein, with the translated sequence MKNDLIIKFLAPFIIFLVLVLAIIYFIYKPIYKNQFLEETKSKAMNIDIVAEDYINAIKDDMLLISKNLEIIPDYESFGRFITNIQRTYKNYLSIYFGETISYSDGGLFINTLVVHPRTYDHVGRGWYQDAINTNDIVISAPYLDAASGKIAITFSKAIYTNSHLMGVVGIDFDNMEDFIVKGKRYFDCNFHLVYLDGTFITHDNKDYILNKDNTLFNDPIFAEYKDNFSNIDEKIDIVKDEWFFIKRINNAPFFLVFKDSASDFYNNFNKLMLSFLVVVIILILLEFLLVSKIAIPLSRNLNNAINTITSMKDGNFNNKFEENELAKNGMAGHLNNSINDMQFAINNLVSQLKMNIQAISNASNEIASGIDNLSNRTSSEAAVVEEISSSVESLFSAISSTAKNCQLAKDMSYEVTQSANKGVQSVNEITNNMNEIYESSKEISSISKVIQNVAFQTNILALNAAVEAARAGDQGKGFAVVASEIRTLAQNVNEAAVNITSIIETTVSKIDVGNSSAKNSLDILSEIEKSTKDVLEILVNISSSVNEEEDSVKQIGSSMNELNNITQENSNLASHSSELGRDIANGTDNIQKELVYFKL
- a CDS encoding DUF1667 domain-containing protein; this encodes MEKKELTCICCPMGCALSVDMDGNQVTSVSGNTCKRGDTYARDEVVRPVRMVTSIVKIKNGKLKMLPVKTKEPIDKSRINECLEALKTVEVQAPIHIGDIVLHNAAGSDIVATRNIEAL
- a CDS encoding arginase family protein → MSQTLRLVYPQWQGGIISHWIKELKPEDSSRGYYLGAKLLSILAPENNTHKTIEVPVSLNIEKREVKNGIMDYDYIVKQTNSALDILNKNNPDKIIVFGGECSVSAAPFTYLNKKYNNDIALIWIDAHPDITLPEDNTYAGYHAMAVSACMGKIDAINNLPSKISSENILFLGLRDWEREEIRIRQKEYGIKHFAPEEISKSSECIIKWLKECKASKVFIHFDLDVLDPNEIIAAVGVSPNGMKINEAVRVINDIAGEKELAGLTIAEHMPRVEILMKNMMAELPLFN